Proteins encoded by one window of Paenibacillus urinalis:
- the urtE gene encoding urea ABC transporter ATP-binding subunit UrtE, which translates to MLSLKNIESGYGESMVLRRVHLDIQPGQVVCLMGRNGVGKSTLLRTLMGVIKMSQGEIHWEGKNISDWNSAKRARAGIGYVPQGRDIFPQLSVKENLMLGLETASNRSKVFPEDVLAMFPVLPTMYKRQGGDLSGGQQQQLAFARALAARPKLLLLDEPTEGIQPSIVDDIRDVIIRIKNQKDTAILLVEQSEEFVRSVADYIYVMDKGSIAMHGKPEDLDLAAFEHYLTV; encoded by the coding sequence ATGCTGTCACTTAAAAATATTGAATCTGGCTATGGCGAGAGTATGGTGCTCCGTCGTGTTCATCTGGATATTCAACCGGGGCAGGTCGTTTGCCTGATGGGCAGAAATGGGGTCGGTAAATCTACTCTGCTTCGTACGCTTATGGGTGTTATCAAGATGAGTCAAGGTGAAATACACTGGGAAGGAAAGAATATCTCGGACTGGAATTCAGCGAAAAGAGCCCGTGCGGGCATCGGATATGTTCCGCAGGGCCGGGATATTTTTCCACAGTTGTCCGTGAAGGAGAACCTGATGCTGGGTCTAGAAACAGCTTCCAATAGAAGTAAGGTATTCCCTGAGGATGTGCTTGCTATGTTCCCGGTCCTTCCTACGATGTACAAGCGGCAAGGAGGAGATCTAAGTGGAGGGCAGCAGCAACAGCTCGCCTTTGCCAGAGCGCTGGCCGCGAGGCCTAAGTTGCTGCTGCTGGATGAGCCGACAGAAGGGATTCAGCCGTCGATTGTAGATGATATTCGCGATGTCATTATTCGGATCAAGAATCAGAAGGATACGGCCATTCTGCTCGTAGAGCAAAGCGAGGAATTTGTTCGCAGTGTGGCAGACTATATTTATGTCATGGATAAGGGTAGTATTGCGATGCATGGCAAGCCGGAGGATCTGGATCTGGCAGCATTTGAGCATTATCTCACGGTCTAG
- a CDS encoding urease accessory protein UreF yields MNRGNKLLDYVKLLDSSLQVGGFSHSFGLKSYIEEGTIQTTTDLETFMRCELHPSLVQLEGMAIKAIYTAVEQKDEWRIALIDKMLHVKRTPVYKRESSRAMGKRLIKLSKALHPWMDFEHFEALIHRYDAVGSLPVVHAWINTQLEVTADDAASGYLHAAKDVCLIHARRLLNIETCDLNALSSLLDSDLEEEWNRARTASLQPFQNSILSMQSLIPGFPFHEPGIEHTRA; encoded by the coding sequence GTGAACAGAGGAAATAAGCTTCTTGATTATGTAAAACTGCTTGATTCCTCACTTCAAGTCGGAGGATTCTCTCATTCCTTCGGACTCAAGTCATACATCGAGGAAGGTACAATCCAAACAACTACCGACCTGGAGACATTCATGCGATGTGAGCTGCATCCAAGTCTTGTGCAATTGGAAGGTATGGCAATCAAGGCCATCTACACAGCAGTAGAGCAGAAGGATGAGTGGAGAATCGCCCTTATTGATAAGATGCTTCACGTCAAGCGAACCCCTGTTTATAAACGTGAATCCTCCAGAGCCATGGGAAAACGTCTCATTAAACTATCTAAAGCGCTGCATCCATGGATGGACTTTGAGCATTTCGAAGCTCTTATCCACCGATATGATGCTGTCGGCTCACTCCCCGTCGTTCACGCCTGGATCAATACTCAGCTTGAGGTTACCGCCGACGATGCAGCTTCCGGTTATCTTCATGCCGCCAAGGATGTGTGCCTGATTCACGCAAGACGACTCTTAAATATCGAGACCTGCGATCTTAATGCCTTGTCCAGCTTACTGGACAGCGACCTCGAAGAAGAATGGAACAGAGCCAGAACCGCAAGCCTTCAGCCCTTCCAGAACTCGATTCTGTCAATGCAATCCCTCATACCGGGCTTCCCCTTCCACGAACCCGGTATTGAACATACAAGAGCTTAA
- a CDS encoding glutathione peroxidase, protein MSIYQYQVNTLKGQKLSMEEYKGKVLLIVNTASKCGLTPQYKGLQELYDKFNDQSFEILGFPSNQFAEQEPGSNDEIAEFCQMNYGVSFPMFEKIKVNGDEAHPLFKHLKDSAPGILGSKAIKWNFTKFLIDQNGNIVKRYSPQTTPDKIEADIAKLLK, encoded by the coding sequence ATGTCGATTTATCAATACCAAGTGAACACACTCAAAGGCCAGAAGTTAAGTATGGAGGAGTACAAAGGAAAAGTACTCTTGATCGTAAATACAGCGAGCAAGTGCGGACTAACCCCTCAATACAAAGGACTGCAGGAGCTATATGACAAATTCAATGACCAATCCTTTGAAATTCTCGGTTTCCCCAGCAACCAATTTGCCGAACAAGAACCGGGCTCAAATGATGAAATCGCAGAGTTCTGCCAAATGAACTATGGTGTGAGCTTCCCGATGTTTGAGAAGATTAAAGTCAATGGAGATGAGGCACATCCGCTGTTCAAGCACTTAAAGGACAGTGCACCAGGTATACTTGGCTCGAAGGCGATTAAGTGGAATTTCACCAAGTTTCTTATCGATCAGAACGGAAATATTGTAAAAAGATACAGTCCGCAAACGACACCGGACAAGATTGAAGCGGATATCGCCAAGCTGTTAAAATGA
- a CDS encoding HAD family hydrolase has translation MGKFDHVKWLFFDIGDTLVNEWVPVDHIIGQFVREANGLGYNITMEDVRSKFIQSYSNYIASPMQYAISELVPSEEDRAYIKTRLKFQKELEEPYAEARTVLEQLGERYRIGIVANQSPGTEERLVKYGLRSFVDVIACSAEQGMSKPDVRLYQYALKTAGAEPSESIMIGDRIDNDIIPAKSLGMLTIRIMQGYGRYQPSTGAQDTPDYTVNDLNALTALLL, from the coding sequence ATGGGGAAGTTTGATCATGTGAAATGGCTCTTTTTTGATATAGGAGATACACTCGTAAATGAATGGGTTCCCGTTGATCACATTATCGGCCAATTTGTGAGAGAAGCAAATGGACTCGGGTATAACATTACAATGGAGGACGTACGCAGCAAATTTATTCAGAGCTATTCCAATTACATCGCTTCTCCCATGCAGTACGCGATTTCGGAGCTTGTGCCTTCGGAGGAGGACAGAGCGTATATCAAGACTAGGCTTAAGTTTCAAAAGGAGCTCGAAGAGCCGTATGCCGAAGCTCGGACTGTTCTTGAGCAGCTGGGTGAGCGCTACAGAATCGGTATCGTGGCTAATCAAAGTCCGGGTACGGAAGAGCGTCTGGTGAAATATGGACTTCGTTCATTTGTGGATGTTATCGCTTGTTCTGCTGAACAAGGCATGTCCAAACCGGATGTGCGCTTATACCAATATGCGCTGAAAACAGCCGGAGCGGAGCCCTCGGAGTCCATTATGATCGGAGATCGTATTGATAATGACATTATCCCAGCCAAATCGCTTGGAATGCTTACGATTCGAATTATGCAGGGGTACGGGCGTTATCAGCCTTCCACTGGTGCTCAGGATACGCCGGACTATACAGTGAATGATCTAAATGCACTGACGGCACTGCTGCTATAA
- a CDS encoding serine hydrolase domain-containing protein translates to MISTLNGFEKKIRAQDLNVFSIRVLQDGGLVGEWNWDQDIRRQQHSISKSFTCMAAGLAIEEGKLTLDTKLGEFFNYNTTYRSQDPQLPSPDELTLYDLLRMSSGHDAPPLWLPERQSLTEKDWAKYYLSLPLDRPPGKQFTYSSGDTFMISALIQAAVGETVHHYLNSRLFEPLGIHHVEWETSPLGVTLGCAGLVISTEELSRFGQMLLDEGAYEGRQLVPAEWIQFATRRHIDSVGEGDWSLGYGCQFWMCSHGAYRGDGAHGQLLVIIPDRRAVIAVNSEEDRIQSILDAVWEEVLPILE, encoded by the coding sequence ATGATAAGTACGTTGAACGGCTTTGAGAAGAAGATTAGAGCACAAGACTTAAACGTCTTTTCGATTCGTGTGCTGCAGGATGGCGGGCTGGTTGGAGAATGGAACTGGGATCAGGACATACGTCGTCAGCAGCATTCTATCAGCAAATCATTTACTTGCATGGCTGCTGGTCTTGCCATTGAGGAAGGAAAGCTCACACTGGATACGAAGCTCGGTGAATTTTTCAACTATAACACCACTTATCGCTCTCAGGATCCACAGCTTCCCTCTCCTGATGAGCTTACCCTTTATGATTTGTTACGGATGTCTTCAGGGCATGACGCTCCACCACTCTGGCTGCCGGAGCGACAGTCACTGACGGAGAAGGACTGGGCAAAATACTATTTGTCCCTGCCGCTGGACCGCCCTCCCGGCAAGCAGTTTACCTACAGCAGCGGCGATACCTTCATGATCTCGGCGTTGATTCAAGCAGCCGTCGGTGAGACGGTCCACCACTATTTGAATTCCCGTTTGTTTGAGCCTCTGGGTATTCATCACGTAGAATGGGAAACCTCGCCTCTCGGAGTCACACTCGGATGCGCAGGTCTCGTGATCAGTACCGAAGAATTAAGCAGATTCGGCCAAATGCTGCTGGATGAGGGGGCTTATGAGGGCAGACAACTGGTGCCTGCAGAATGGATTCAATTTGCGACTCGCAGGCATATTGATTCTGTCGGTGAAGGAGACTGGTCGCTCGGCTATGGCTGTCAGTTTTGGATGTGTTCTCACGGAGCATATCGAGGGGATGGCGCACACGGCCAGCTGCTCGTGATCATACCGGACCGGAGAGCCGTGATTGCTGTTAACAGTGAGGAAGATCGTATACAGTCTATCCTTGACGCGGTGTGGGAAGAAGTCCTGCCTATTTTAGAATAA
- a CDS encoding alpha/beta hydrolase produces the protein MAYIAIETGSPTLRMTTSIHVISPTEYGERPKYTLYLLHGAGDNASTWHRMTTIETYAQKYGCTVIMPEANRSYYTDMAHGLEYFYYITEELPRTCANLIHMNEDPERTYVAGLSMGGYGALKCALTYPERYRKVVSFSGVTDIEQRLHRSDMTTDLIKEMQGVFGTNLEVQPHEDLYALARARSDEGARLPSILCCCGSEDPFVDMNREFAAYMHHSLYKFKYVESPGAHDWSFWERHLSTAFEFLCEEA, from the coding sequence ATGGCCTATATAGCAATAGAGACAGGTTCGCCGACGCTCCGTATGACGACAAGCATCCATGTGATCTCTCCCACAGAATACGGGGAACGACCGAAGTACACGCTTTATTTGCTGCATGGTGCAGGAGATAATGCGAGCACATGGCATCGTATGACCACAATTGAGACGTATGCGCAGAAATATGGGTGCACAGTCATTATGCCGGAGGCCAATCGAAGCTACTACACCGATATGGCGCATGGCCTCGAATATTTTTATTACATCACCGAGGAGCTGCCCAGGACTTGTGCCAATCTCATCCACATGAACGAGGATCCCGAACGGACTTATGTCGCTGGATTGTCGATGGGAGGATACGGAGCACTCAAATGCGCACTGACTTATCCAGAGCGTTACCGTAAAGTCGTTTCATTTTCAGGGGTGACGGATATCGAGCAGAGGCTGCACAGAAGTGATATGACTACTGACTTGATCAAGGAGATGCAAGGGGTATTCGGCACAAATCTAGAGGTACAGCCACATGAGGATTTGTATGCGCTTGCCCGGGCAAGGTCTGACGAAGGGGCCCGTCTTCCATCCATACTTTGCTGCTGCGGGAGTGAGGATCCTTTTGTAGACATGAATCGTGAATTCGCCGCTTATATGCATCATTCACTTTATAAATTCAAGTATGTAGAGAGCCCGGGAGCGCATGACTGGTCTTTCTGGGAGAGACATTTGAGCACTGCTTTTGAATTTCTTTGTGAGGAAGCTTAA
- a CDS encoding ABC transporter permease, translated as MKPAALGSGQKVKPNPTRSRRLFAEIWKHRMTYTLLIPGLIWLILFAYLPMGGLSLAFKEYKANLGIWGSPWVGFENFKYVFRDPTFIDAVWRTLYINILKLIVQFPFPILLALMLNELRMRRTKKIFQTVFTFPHFLSWIIVSGIVINVLAYDGLVNSALALVGLPTINFLGSEDTFVPMLLLTDIWKSTGWGAIIYLAAISGIDQDQYESAQIDGASRLQQMFRITLPNILPTITVMFILNVGGLMSSGFDQIFNLANAATQNVSEVLDVYIYRITFQSSTDFSFSTAVSLFRSLVNMFLLLAADRVAKKLGGDGLFR; from the coding sequence TTGAAACCAGCTGCTCTAGGATCTGGCCAAAAAGTAAAGCCGAATCCAACCCGAAGCCGAAGACTTTTCGCGGAAATCTGGAAACACCGTATGACGTATACCCTGCTCATCCCAGGGTTAATCTGGCTTATCCTGTTTGCTTATCTGCCGATGGGCGGATTATCGCTCGCGTTCAAGGAATATAAAGCGAACCTGGGCATATGGGGAAGTCCTTGGGTCGGATTTGAGAATTTTAAATATGTGTTCAGAGATCCTACCTTTATTGATGCGGTATGGCGAACGTTATATATCAACATTTTGAAGCTGATTGTCCAGTTCCCGTTTCCGATATTGCTTGCACTGATGCTGAATGAGCTTCGGATGCGAAGAACGAAAAAAATATTCCAGACCGTATTTACGTTTCCGCACTTCCTGTCCTGGATTATCGTCTCGGGGATTGTCATCAATGTCCTCGCTTACGATGGACTGGTGAACAGTGCGCTTGCATTAGTCGGCCTGCCAACAATTAATTTCCTCGGTTCAGAGGATACCTTCGTGCCGATGCTCCTGCTCACTGATATTTGGAAATCAACAGGCTGGGGGGCCATCATCTATCTGGCGGCCATATCAGGAATTGATCAGGACCAGTACGAGTCAGCTCAGATTGACGGTGCATCAAGACTGCAGCAGATGTTCCGGATTACGCTGCCGAATATTCTTCCGACGATTACAGTCATGTTCATCTTGAATGTCGGGGGACTGATGTCTTCCGGTTTTGATCAAATCTTCAACCTTGCGAATGCAGCGACACAGAATGTGTCCGAAGTACTTGATGTCTATATTTATCGGATTACCTTCCAGTCCTCAACGGACTTTTCATTCTCGACTGCCGTCAGCTTGTTCCGCTCTCTAGTGAACATGTTCCTATTGCTGGCAGCGGACCGGGTAGCCAAGAAGCTGGGTGGAGACGGGTTGTTCCGATAG
- a CDS encoding carbohydrate ABC transporter permease has protein sequence MSTMARKKPKFLSNKMTVIDYFILFVLSVMALLILIPFWNVIMISFATPKEYAENPLLMFPKEFTLDSYTALFSDGSILTGYWNTTKLLVIGLPLSLFLTTSMAYGLSRNKFPGKKLIFFLVLFTMIFNGGIVPLYLVMKSLHLTGTLMSVILAGSFSAFNMILMMNYFHSLPESLMESARLDGAGEWRILFSVVLPLAAPIIATITLFYGVAYWNSWYDAMIFLRRQDQLPLQNVLRAIIVESSTNASNASSVDAVGKNSFSTGMKMAAVFVTMVPIMCFFPLLQKHFAKGVLTGAIKT, from the coding sequence ATGAGCACGATGGCTAGAAAAAAACCAAAGTTCTTAAGCAATAAAATGACGGTTATCGATTATTTTATTCTTTTCGTCCTGAGTGTGATGGCGCTGCTGATCTTAATTCCTTTTTGGAATGTCATCATGATCTCATTTGCAACGCCGAAGGAGTATGCGGAGAATCCGCTGCTCATGTTTCCTAAAGAGTTCACGTTGGATTCCTATACCGCGCTCTTTTCGGATGGGAGTATCCTGACCGGATATTGGAATACGACCAAGCTGCTTGTGATCGGGCTGCCGCTCAGCTTGTTTCTGACGACAAGTATGGCTTATGGCCTTAGCCGGAATAAGTTTCCGGGCAAGAAGCTGATCTTCTTCCTTGTTCTTTTTACGATGATCTTTAATGGAGGTATTGTACCTCTCTACCTTGTCATGAAATCACTTCATCTGACAGGGACCTTAATGTCCGTCATTCTTGCAGGCAGCTTCAGTGCCTTTAATATGATCCTGATGATGAATTACTTTCACAGCCTGCCGGAATCACTGATGGAATCTGCCAGGCTCGACGGTGCCGGTGAATGGAGAATTTTGTTCTCGGTTGTCCTTCCCCTTGCTGCACCGATCATAGCAACAATTACTTTATTCTATGGGGTAGCGTACTGGAACAGCTGGTATGATGCCATGATCTTCCTGAGAAGACAGGATCAGCTGCCGCTGCAAAATGTGCTGAGGGCCATTATCGTGGAATCCTCGACCAATGCGTCGAATGCATCGAGTGTGGATGCAGTAGGGAAGAACTCGTTCTCTACGGGAATGAAGATGGCCGCTGTCTTTGTGACCATGGTTCCGATTATGTGCTTCTTCCCGCTGCTTCAGAAGCATTTTGCCAAAGGGGTACTAACAGGGGCAATCAAGACCTGA
- a CDS encoding extracellular solute-binding protein, whose translation MKTNQKKLLRSALVTMMSLVLLIMTACSSGGASGGNEKDENGNYVDKMTVSVASTIQLKEGQLDNEFHQFWMDKYNIDWEYNFIEWDSWGEKLRLWINSGDLPDVATWNYVHGDAMNYIDQGLLYQFPEDWKERWPNVAAAYKLTGLGEQLEELTGGTYLLPRPVYYENKPADPLVNQIGVIALRKDWAEAVGFELKDAYTTGELMEYARLVKEKDPGKVGSNLVPLSFNADDALTNLIMPNSEHSRVESAFYKGEDGKYHWGAADEETLTGLKLMQEAYKEGLLNPEFYTWKNSEGSDNFRVSGTAAVTSLGGLASYRQDVDTAMRKNLGVESDELVHTAIVLGDDGKYRNLEQANFWSALIFSPDIDDAKFERIMDMLEYTTSEEGQLILNMGFEGTDWEYDENGNLKSLLENGTSLEDKYPSRFEGLYLLGDDFSMINPAIKENYRERALTHYQNKAKLGEEGGALAEYDWTVQLYDSKAKNQASFDYATEYTNLILKEGDLEANWRAWVESKMSLVQPVLDELNAL comes from the coding sequence ATGAAAACAAATCAGAAGAAATTGTTGAGATCCGCACTGGTAACCATGATGTCGCTTGTTCTGCTCATCATGACAGCTTGTTCCAGCGGAGGTGCATCCGGTGGCAACGAAAAGGATGAGAATGGAAACTATGTGGACAAAATGACGGTTTCCGTAGCCAGCACAATTCAATTGAAGGAAGGGCAGCTGGACAATGAATTCCATCAGTTCTGGATGGATAAGTACAACATCGACTGGGAGTACAACTTTATTGAGTGGGATTCCTGGGGGGAGAAGCTTCGTCTATGGATCAACTCCGGTGACCTGCCAGATGTAGCGACATGGAACTACGTGCATGGGGATGCGATGAATTATATCGATCAAGGACTGCTGTATCAATTCCCTGAAGATTGGAAAGAGCGCTGGCCCAACGTGGCAGCAGCATATAAGCTGACTGGCCTTGGTGAACAGCTGGAGGAGCTGACTGGCGGTACGTATTTGCTGCCAAGACCCGTGTACTACGAGAATAAGCCGGCAGATCCGCTCGTCAATCAGATTGGTGTTATCGCCTTGCGCAAGGACTGGGCTGAAGCGGTCGGTTTCGAGTTGAAGGATGCTTATACGACCGGTGAACTGATGGAGTACGCAAGACTCGTGAAAGAGAAGGATCCAGGCAAAGTTGGCTCTAATCTGGTGCCGCTGTCCTTTAACGCGGATGATGCACTAACGAACCTTATCATGCCGAACAGTGAGCATTCACGAGTAGAGTCTGCCTTCTACAAAGGCGAGGATGGGAAGTATCACTGGGGAGCTGCTGATGAAGAGACACTTACGGGCCTTAAGCTGATGCAGGAGGCTTACAAAGAAGGTTTGCTCAACCCTGAGTTCTATACTTGGAAGAACAGCGAAGGAAGCGACAACTTCAGAGTAAGCGGAACCGCTGCTGTGACAAGTCTTGGCGGTCTAGCTTCGTACAGACAAGATGTGGATACCGCAATGAGAAAGAACCTGGGCGTAGAAAGTGATGAGCTTGTTCATACGGCAATTGTATTGGGTGATGACGGTAAATACCGCAATCTGGAGCAGGCCAATTTCTGGTCTGCACTGATCTTCTCTCCGGATATTGATGATGCCAAGTTTGAGCGCATTATGGATATGCTCGAGTATACGACCAGTGAGGAAGGACAGCTGATCCTTAACATGGGATTTGAAGGAACGGATTGGGAGTATGACGAGAATGGCAATCTGAAGAGCCTGCTGGAGAATGGAACAAGTCTGGAGGATAAGTATCCAAGCCGGTTTGAAGGTTTGTATCTGCTCGGCGACGACTTCAGCATGATTAACCCTGCCATTAAAGAAAATTACCGGGAGAGAGCCCTTACTCATTACCAGAACAAGGCGAAGCTTGGCGAAGAAGGCGGCGCACTTGCGGAGTATGACTGGACCGTGCAGCTGTACGATTCCAAAGCGAAGAATCAAGCGTCCTTCGACTATGCGACAGAGTATACGAATCTGATCCTCAAAGAAGGCGACCTGGAAGCGAACTGGAGAGCATGGGTAGAGAGCAAAATGTCGCTTGTACAGCCTGTGCTGGATGAGCTGAATGCGCTGTAG